ATGCCGTTGCGGGAGGTCACATCGTTCGCGCCGATCAGGATGATCGCGACGTCCGGTCGTTCGCGCGCGATGAACATCGCGTCGATCTGGGCGGCAAGGCCCTTCGACGTCGCACCGACGATGGCCTTGTTGGCGTAGCGGACCGTCCTGCCGGTCTCGGCCGCGACGCGCCGCGCCACCTGGACGCCGGGTGTCTCGTCGGCGGTGTCGACGCCGAGCCCGGCTGCGGTGGAATCGCCGAAGACGGTCAGGAACAGGTCGATCGGGGTGTCGCGGGTGTAGCGCGTCACCCGCCCGTCCGGGTGGTAGACGCCGTCGCCTTCGGGTGCGTTGTCGGTGCGGTGGGGGATCACCGTGCGGGCGGTCGCGGCCTGGCCGTTGAGGTAGTTCCACACCGCCCAGCCGGCGCCTGCTCCAGCCGCGGTGGCTGCCGCCGTGGCCCCGACGTCGCGGGCGACCCGACCCCAGAATCGACCGTCGGTACCGACCCTGCGACTCAAACCGGACACGGCCGCCAGTCTAGAGGGAACGGCAGGCCGGCAGAGGGACCCGCGGGTTGACGACGGCCGAGTGACGGGGACGACGGCGGTTCTGGGACCATGGAGACATGCGCATCGCCAATCACGTTGTGGACCTGGTGGGCAACACCCCTCTGGTCAAGCTGAACTCTGTCACCACGCCCGGATCCGGGCTGGTCGCGGCCAAGGTGGAATACCTCAATCCCGGCGGGAGCAGCAAGGACCGCATCGCGGTCCGGATGATCGACGCCGCGGAGGCCTCCGGCGAACTGAAGCCCGGCGGCACCATCATCGAGCCGACGTCCGGCAACACCGGTGTCGGCCTCGCGCTCGTCGCGCAGCAGCGCGGGTACAAATGCGTGTTCGTCTGCCCCGACAAGGTGGGCGAGGACAAGCGCAACGTGCTGCGTGCCTACGGTGCCGAGGTCGTCGTCTGCCCGACCGCCGTGCCGCCGGAGCACCCGGACAGCTACTACAGCGTTTCTGATCGCCTGGTGCGCGAGATCGAGGGTGGGTGGAAGCCCAACCAGTACGCGAACCCCGCCGGCCCGCAGAGCCACTACGAGACCACCGGCCCGGAGATCTGGGCGGACACCGACGGCAAGGTCACCCACTTCGTGGCCGGCGTCGGAACCGGTGGCACCATCACCGGCACCGGGCGTTACCTCAAGGAGGTCTCCAACGGCGCGGTGAAGGTCGTCGGCGTCGACCCCGAGGGGTCGGTGTACTCCGGCGGGACCGGGCGCCCGTACCTCGTCGAGGGTGTCGGTGAGGACTTCTGGCCGGCCGCCTACGACCCGAGCATCCCCGACGAGATCATCGCCGTTTCCGACGCCGACTCGTTCGACATGACGCGCCGCCTCGCCCGCGAGGAAGGACTTCTCGTCGGCGGTTCGTGCGGCATGGCCGTCGTGGCCGCCCTCCAGGTCGCCGAGCGTGAGGGACCGGACGCCGTCGTCGTCGTCCTGCTCCCGGACGGCGGACGCGGCTACATGGCGAAGATCTTCAACGACGAGTGGATGAGCAGCTACGGCTTCCTCCGCACGCCGCTGGACGCCAACACCAAGGAGTCGCTGGTCGGGGACGTGCTGCGCGGCAAGACCGGCGCCCTGCCCGACCTCGTCCACACCCACCCGCAGGAGACGCTGCGCGACGCCATCGAGATCCTCCGTGAATACGGGGTGTCGCAGATGCCGGTCGTCGGTGCCGAACCGCCGGTCATGGCCGGTGAGGTCGCCGGCGCGGTCACCGAACGCGATCTGCTCAGCGCCGTCTTCGAGGGCCGCGCCAGCCTGGCCGATCCCGTCTCGGCACACATGGGAGATCCGTTCCCGCTCATCGGTTCCGGTGAGCCGGTCAGTGCCGCCACCAAGGCGCTCGGCGACAGCGATGCCCTGATGGTCGTCGAGGACGGCAAGCCCATCGGCGTCATCACGCGCCACGACCTGCTCGCGTTCGTCTCGAGCCACCCGATCGTCGGATAGGAGCACCACACTGTGAGTGAACGACGCAGCGCCGCGGATTCGGTTCGCTGGCAAGGTTTCTCGACCCGCGCCATCCACGCCGGCTACGATCCGGACCCTCAGACCGGCGCGGTGAACGTGCCGATCTACGCCAGCTCGACCTTCGCCCAGGACGGCGTCGGCGGACTGCGCGACGGCTTCGAGTACGCCCGCACCGGCAACCCGACGCGACGCGCGCTGGAGGCCAACCTCGCCGCCCTCGAGCACGGAACCTACGGCCGCGCCTTCGCGTCCGGCATGGCCGCCACCGACTGCCTGCTGCGTTCGACGCTGCGCCCTGGCGATCACCTGGTGATCCCCAACGACGCCTACGGCGGCACCTTCCGTCTCATCGACAAGGTGTTCACCCAGTGGGGCATCACCTACTCGGTGGCACCGGTGTCCGATGTCGCCGCCGTCCGTGACGCCATCCGTCCGGAGACCAAGCTCGTCTGGACCGAGACACCCACCAACCCGCTGCTCAACGTCGGCGACATCGAGACGATCGCCTCCATCGCGCACGAGGCCGGGGCGAAGCTCGTGGTGGACAACACCTTTGCCTCGCCGTACCTTCAGCAGCCGCTGACGCTGGGTGCCGACGTCGTACTGCACTCGACCACCAAGTACCTCGGCGGTCACTCCGACGTCGTCGGCGGTGCGCTGGTCACCGACAGTGAAGAACTCGACGAGGCCTTCGCGTTCCTGCAGAACGGCGCAGGCGCGGTTCCCGGACCGTTCGACGGCTACCTGACGATGCGCGGCACCAAGACGCTCGCCGTCCGGATGGACCGCCACTGCGACAACGCCGAGAAGGTCGTCGAGTTCCTGAACTCGCACGACAAGATCGAGGCCGTCCTGTACCCGGGACTCGAGAACCACCCGGGCCACGCGGTCGCGGCGAAGCAGATGAAGCGCTACGGCGGGATGGTGTCGGTCCTGGTCAAGGGCGGCATCGAAGAGGCCAAGGCTTTCTGCGCCCGCACCGAGGTGTTCACGCTCGCCGAGTCGCTGGGTGGCATCGAGTCGCTGATCGAGCACCCCGGCGCGATGACCCACGCGTCGACGGCCGGTTCGCTGCTGGAGGTCCCCGCCAACCTGGTCCGCCTGTCGGTCGGTATCGAGGACATCGACGACATCCTGGGGTGACCTGGAGAACGCGCTGCGCTGAGCGCCATGCTGCTGACCCCGGCTGACATCGAGAAGGCGACCACCGAGCTGTCCGGCGTCGTCCGGCGGACGCCGATGGTGGCGTCCCGTGTGCTTTCCGAGCGGAGCGGGGCCGACGTCTGGCTCAAGTGCGAGAACCTGCAACGGACCGGCTCGTTCAAGCCGCGGGGTGCCTATCTGCGGATCTCTCGGCTGACGGCCGAGGAGCGCGCCCGCGGCGTCGTCGCGGCGAGCGCCGGGAACCACGCGCAGGGTGTCGCCTGGTCGGCGACCGAGCTGGGGATCACCGCACGCGTGTACATGCCGACCGGCGCGTCGTTGCCGAAGATCGCGGCGACGAAAGCCTATGGCGCCGAAGTGGTTCTGGCCGGTGAGACGGTGGACGACTCCCTCGTCGAAGCCCAGCGGTACGCCGATCAGACCGGTGCGGTGCTGATCCATCCGTTCGATCACCTCGACATCGTCGCCGGTCAGGCGACGGTCGGGGTCGAGATTCTCGAGCAGATGCCCGACGTCACCACCATCATCGCACCGCTCGGCGGCGGCGGTCTGCTCGCCGGAGTCGCCGCGGCGGTACAGGCGTCGAGGCCGGATGTCCGCGTCATCGGTGTGCAGGCAGCACAGGCCGCGGCCTGGCCGACGTCGCTCGCCGCGACGCGTCCGGTACCTGCGGGGTCGATGAACACCATGGCCGACGGTATTGCCGTGGCCCGGCCGGGTGATGTCCCGTTTGCCCACGTCACCGAGTACGTCGACGAGGTCGTCACGGTCAGCGAGGAAGAACTCAGCACTGCGCTGCTGCTGATGCTCGAACGGGCGAAGATGGTCGTCGAACCCGCCGGTGCAGCAGGCGTTGCCGCGGCGGTCGGCGGCACCCTCGACCTGTCGGGGAAAGTCTGTGTCGTGTTGTCCGGCGGCAACATCGACCCCTTGCTGCTGCGCCACGTCACGACCCACGGCCTCACCGCGGCCGGCCGGTTCCTGACCTTCACCGCCACCGTCTCCGACCGACCGGGCGGGCTCCTCGCACTCCTGGAGCTGCTCCGCGATCTCGGCGCCAGCGTCATCGACATCGTGCACTCACGCGTCGCCGACGACCTCTACCTCGGCGAGGTGCAGGTGACGGTCAGCGTCGAGACCCGCGGCCCCGACCATCAGCACGACGTCCGTCGCGCGTTGAGTGAGGCAGGGTTTCTGCGGGAGGTGTGACCGTCAGTTTGTGGACGGAGCGGTCACCTGTGCAGTCTTCTGGTCGTCGGGCGTCAGCGCTGTCACCGAAGCGGATCTGAAGAGATTGTCCGTCGACGACTGTTGGCGAACCTCAAGCGGTGGGCTCATCTACGGAAGACCTCGGAGGAGGTCTATGCGTTGACTCTCAATTCCTTTCGCGCACGGCGTGAGGTTGCATCGATGCCGCTCGCATGGGTGACCGACTCCGCACTGGACGTCGTCGAAGGGCTACTCGACTGCTATGACTTCGATGATCTGGTCTTCATGTTCGGGCGGAACAGGGCCAAGCAAGGTGGACTTGCACTCTTCGAATCGTCCGTCGGTCGATATCAGGCTGGGGACGTCCATCTCGGGCTCCGACAACGCGAGGTCTCCATCGATGGACTCCTCTGGCTTCGGCGCGAGGCAACGGACGCCGAAATGTGTGAGTACTAGGACGATTTGAATGACGAATACGATGAGCTCGAGTTGGATGACGAGTTCGGCGTCCTCGTGATTCACGTTCTGACGAGACATCGAGCGTTCCGGCGTTCGGTTGAGCGTGGGTTGAACGGATTGTCTGTCGTCGACGCCGGAACGGTGACCCTGCCGCTCACATCCGTTGATTCCAGGCTGCGGCGCAGTCAGTTGCCAGTACAGCTCTTGGCAGGTCTCGTCGGTGAGCTCGACGTTGATCGGTTCTCATCGCTGAGGGTCGAGACGATCGATCGTCACACCTCAATCGTCTCCGCTGCGTGATCCTGGCAGCGGCGTCTAGGTAGCAGGTAACAGATTCGCGAAGTACTTGAGTGTGTCTGCCTCGATGGTCTTGTACACGGTCGACGACGCCGGACCCGAGAAAGCGGTGACGATCTTGGAGTCGGTGGGCAGCTCGAGAGCGAAGGTCCACCGGAGGCGGCAGCCGACGTCGGCGGGGTCGATCTGGGTGGCCTCGCCGAATCGTCGGATACCCGGCACATTGGCGCTCCTGACCCGGAAGGCGTTGTGAAACCTGCCCGCTTCGGGTTCCTCGGTCCAGTGGAAGAAATCCTCTTCAAGCGTCACGTAGCCGGGACCGAGCACCGCCTTCCGAGTCGCGCCCGCACCGTAGGGCGGGGGAGAGGTGAACTCGATCTTCTTGATCGCGCGACACCAGTCCAGGGTGTTCTGGCGGGTGAACTCCGTCCAGGCGCGCTGCGGCGTGACCGGCAACCGGACGTCGATCACGTGGCGCACCGGTGCGTCGTCGAAGAAGTCGAGGTCGAAGGTCTCCAGCGAATAGGAACGTCCCATGGGGCCCATTGAAGCATCGACCCGTCGGTCCCACAGGCGCTTCCGCGATGGGACCGGCCGCTCGGCGAATACGAGTGAACCGATTGCGGCTGTGCTGCGTCCAAGAGATATGACTGTTTTCCCGACCGACCGGCACGGACTCATCCGACGCGAGGCGACCCTCAGGCTGGGCATATCCGACGATGTCGTCGCAGGTGCGGTCTGGCGAGGTGAACTCGTCCGGCTTGCTCCCGGCGTATGTGCGGTGCCGGTGCCGGAATCCGACACCGCCGACGATGAGCTGTACCGCCTGAAGTCGATCGCTGTCGCGACCTCTGCACGCGACCAAGACACGTCGACGCTCAGTCATGACTCGGCGGCAGCCGTGCTCGGACTGTCGCAGCTCCATCCGGAGCGCGAGCTCGTCCATCTCACGAAGACACATGTGCGCGGCGGATTCGTGCGTGGCCACCGCATCGTCCACGCCGGCCCGTTGTCGCCCGACGACATCACCGACGTCGACGGTGTTCCGGTCACCACCCTCGAGCGCACCGCCGTCGATGTCGCGATGGCCGGCGACTTCGAACGAGCTCTGGTCGTCTTCGACCGAGCACTCGCACTGAAAGCCGACCGCGCAGCAATGACGACGATCCTCGAGTTGCGGGATCGATGGCGGGGCGTGGGTACTGCACGACGCGCACTCTTGCTTGCCGACGCCGCGTCGGAGAGCGTCGGTGAATCATGGAGTCGGGCACAGATGGTTGCGGCCGGGCTGCCGATTCCTCGTCTGCAGCATACGTTTCAGACGAGCGATGGACCTGCGCGTGCCGATTTCGATTGGGAGGGAAAGCTTGTCGGCGAATTCGACGGTATGCAGAAGTACGGACGGTTGTTGCGTCTCGGAGAGACCGCACGCGATGCGCTGATTCGCGAGAAGAGACGCGAGGATGCGCTACGCGCGCAGGGAATCATGGTCGTCCGCTGGACGTGGGCGACGCTCGAACGCGGGGAGTTGGTCGGGGTGCTCGCTCCGTGGCTGGACACGCTCGCTGCCTGACCGGCGAACCTCGGTCCCGACGTGCAGACTTCGATCGACGTCTGCACGTCGGGACGAAGTCGACCTGATTGCCGGTCGGACCGGAATCATCTGATCGGATGACACTGTGCGCCAACGTTTTTGTCGTACCCCCGTGACACCTTGCTCTCAGACGCGGTTCCACTTCCCAGAACCGTGAGCAGAGAAGGAAAACCGATGAGCAACCCCCAGAAGAAGAGATGGCCGTGGGCGGCAGGCGTCCTGGCGGCGTTCGTGATGATGATCGGGGTCGTGGCCGGCTTCGGCACGAATGTCTCCTCACAGGCATCGCCGAGCGTGCAGGCTCCCGCGATCAAGCTCGTGTCGGAGAAGTCGAACGCGGTCGCGAAGGCGAGGGAATACCTCGAGTACACCAGTTTCTCGAAGTCGGGACTGGTCGACCAGCTGGAGTTCGAGGGATTCTCATACTCCGACGCGTCCGCGGCCGTCGATCAGCTCGAGGCCGACGGTGAGGTGAACTGGTTTGTACAGGCCACCGACAAGGCCCGTCAGTACCGTGAGTACTCCCCGTTCTCGCGACAGGGCCTGATCGAGCAGCTGGAGTTCGAGGGTTTCACCCACGAACAGGCCGTGCACGGGGCCGACCACAGTTAGCCAGAAGTACCTGGCCCTACGACTCCGTCGTTACCGAAATGTCTCGGGAATGACTGTGATCGTCGCGATCTTGGGCGCGATTCGACTGAGTGAACGACGTGTCGGAAGCGTCAGACCTGTTGTGCAGAATGAGATTTGAGCGTCCCGCTTCCCGGGACCGCATTCGAGAAGGAACACGATGACCGACCCCCAGAATCCTCAGCCCGGACAGCCCTACCCGGGACAGCCTCAGCCCGGACAGCCCTACGGGCAGCAGCCCCAGTACGGAGCCCCCGGTCCGTACGGTGCACCGCCGGCGTACCAGGCGCCGATCCAGCCGCCGAAGAAGAAGAAGTGGCCGTGGATCGTCGGCATCCTGGTGGCGCTGATCGTGATCATCGCCGCCGTGTCCGGCGGTGGAGACGATTCATCCGACAAAACCGCGTCGT
The sequence above is drawn from the Gordonia rubripertincta genome and encodes:
- a CDS encoding SGNH/GDSL hydrolase family protein, which produces MSGLSRRVGTDGRFWGRVARDVGATAAATAAGAGAGWAVWNYLNGQAATARTVIPHRTDNAPEGDGVYHPDGRVTRYTRDTPIDLFLTVFGDSTAAGLGVDTADETPGVQVARRVAAETGRTVRYANKAIVGATSKGLAAQIDAMFIARERPDVAIILIGANDVTSRNGIRASARRLGDAVRLLVGGGAKVVVGTCPDFGVITAIPQPLRTVLRQWGLRLAALQRSAVRAAGGHPVPLADLMAKEFRAQHDFMLSPDQYHPSAAGYALAADILLPPVLDAIGEWGSAPLPEPPEESPAVEQTRVATGLRRLLKQV
- a CDS encoding cystathionine beta-synthase, coding for MRIANHVVDLVGNTPLVKLNSVTTPGSGLVAAKVEYLNPGGSSKDRIAVRMIDAAEASGELKPGGTIIEPTSGNTGVGLALVAQQRGYKCVFVCPDKVGEDKRNVLRAYGAEVVVCPTAVPPEHPDSYYSVSDRLVREIEGGWKPNQYANPAGPQSHYETTGPEIWADTDGKVTHFVAGVGTGGTITGTGRYLKEVSNGAVKVVGVDPEGSVYSGGTGRPYLVEGVGEDFWPAAYDPSIPDEIIAVSDADSFDMTRRLAREEGLLVGGSCGMAVVAALQVAEREGPDAVVVVLLPDGGRGYMAKIFNDEWMSSYGFLRTPLDANTKESLVGDVLRGKTGALPDLVHTHPQETLRDAIEILREYGVSQMPVVGAEPPVMAGEVAGAVTERDLLSAVFEGRASLADPVSAHMGDPFPLIGSGEPVSAATKALGDSDALMVVEDGKPIGVITRHDLLAFVSSHPIVG
- the ilvA gene encoding threonine ammonia-lyase encodes the protein MLLTPADIEKATTELSGVVRRTPMVASRVLSERSGADVWLKCENLQRTGSFKPRGAYLRISRLTAEERARGVVAASAGNHAQGVAWSATELGITARVYMPTGASLPKIAATKAYGAEVVLAGETVDDSLVEAQRYADQTGAVLIHPFDHLDIVAGQATVGVEILEQMPDVTTIIAPLGGGGLLAGVAAAVQASRPDVRVIGVQAAQAAAWPTSLAATRPVPAGSMNTMADGIAVARPGDVPFAHVTEYVDEVVTVSEEELSTALLLMLERAKMVVEPAGAAGVAAAVGGTLDLSGKVCVVLSGGNIDPLLLRHVTTHGLTAAGRFLTFTATVSDRPGGLLALLELLRDLGASVIDIVHSRVADDLYLGEVQVTVSVETRGPDHQHDVRRALSEAGFLREV
- a CDS encoding type IV toxin-antitoxin system AbiEi family antitoxin; this encodes MTVFPTDRHGLIRREATLRLGISDDVVAGAVWRGELVRLAPGVCAVPVPESDTADDELYRLKSIAVATSARDQDTSTLSHDSAAAVLGLSQLHPERELVHLTKTHVRGGFVRGHRIVHAGPLSPDDITDVDGVPVTTLERTAVDVAMAGDFERALVVFDRALALKADRAAMTTILELRDRWRGVGTARRALLLADAASESVGESWSRAQMVAAGLPIPRLQHTFQTSDGPARADFDWEGKLVGEFDGMQKYGRLLRLGETARDALIREKRREDALRAQGIMVVRWTWATLERGELVGVLAPWLDTLAA
- a CDS encoding Ltp family lipoprotein; translation: MSNPQKKRWPWAAGVLAAFVMMIGVVAGFGTNVSSQASPSVQAPAIKLVSEKSNAVAKAREYLEYTSFSKSGLVDQLEFEGFSYSDASAAVDQLEADGEVNWFVQATDKARQYREYSPFSRQGLIEQLEFEGFTHEQAVHGADHS